One Desulfatitalea tepidiphila genomic region harbors:
- a CDS encoding GNAT family N-acetyltransferase has product MPRLYIEEYTHSLEGKSVCIACREGILRDNLNAVISDLKLLSRLKIKTALYHNIANRFANQKYFRLLADRLSETRIVRVPPDVDFYSYVLDHEENVHKLIFLERKALVDHLGNRINSVTTQGVRQSINAWGDLIANTNFKGVLDRICSRIDSGHYDRVHILPAGKDAIKYELFTIEGWGTLIANNFVERFQPVATENEVRLIDGILKLYKSEGYLKPRTKEYLILNRNNFYVTTIDDIVVGCVEKKTIDAQTAEIAALAISTRFRNQRVGVFTVQAFIDELKRKGFKRFISLTNNPNLKRLYLSMGFEPCQGPEYSERQAASPGVAMYYLEIA; this is encoded by the coding sequence ATGCCGCGGCTATATATCGAAGAGTACACCCATTCCCTGGAAGGCAAGAGCGTTTGCATCGCCTGCAGGGAAGGGATATTGCGCGACAATCTCAATGCCGTGATTTCCGATCTGAAGTTGCTCAGCCGCCTGAAGATCAAAACCGCCCTTTATCACAACATCGCCAACCGATTTGCCAATCAGAAATATTTCCGGCTCTTGGCCGACCGCCTGTCCGAGACCCGTATCGTCAGAGTGCCGCCTGATGTCGATTTCTACAGTTATGTGCTCGACCATGAAGAGAATGTCCATAAATTGATATTTCTGGAGCGCAAGGCCCTGGTCGATCATCTGGGCAACAGGATCAACAGCGTCACCACCCAAGGCGTGCGCCAAAGCATCAACGCATGGGGAGACCTGATTGCCAACACCAATTTCAAGGGAGTGCTCGATCGCATCTGCAGCCGTATCGATAGCGGCCACTACGATCGGGTGCATATCCTCCCGGCCGGTAAAGATGCCATCAAATACGAACTGTTCACCATAGAAGGGTGGGGGACCCTGATCGCCAATAACTTTGTCGAGCGATTCCAACCCGTGGCGACCGAGAATGAGGTGCGCCTGATCGATGGCATCCTCAAACTTTACAAAAGTGAAGGATATCTCAAGCCAAGGACCAAGGAATATTTGATCCTGAACCGCAACAATTTTTACGTGACCACCATCGACGACATCGTTGTGGGATGCGTGGAAAAAAAGACCATCGATGCGCAGACCGCTGAAATCGCGGCCCTCGCGATATCCACACGGTTCCGTAATCAACGGGTGGGGGTGTTCACCGTTCAGGCCTTTATCGACGAATTGAAAAGAAAAGGATTTAAACGCTTTATATCTCTCACCAACAATCCCAACCTCAAACGGTTGTATCTGAGCATGGGGTTTGAGCCGTGTCAGGGACCCGAGTATAGCGAGCGCCAGGCCGCCTCGCCGGGGGTGGCCATGTACTACTTGGAGATTGCCTGA
- a CDS encoding TRAP transporter large permease produces MSPTVIGIIGIVLMVLVFLTRMPVSYVMATVGFLGFSTMVSVQGALNLLAKEFYSVFSSYGLTTVPLFILMGQLAFNSGISRRLYNTAYTFLGGTRGGLAVATVSACTAFGAVCGSSPATAATMATVGLPEMKRYRYADELAAGAVASGGGLGMIMPPSVVLIVYGVLTEQSIGKLFVAGIVPAFLITALFCAAIMIWCAIAPDQGPRGQSFSWTARLKSMRDLSETVAVFALVMGGLFFGWFTPTEAAAVGVVGVVLVSGIRRQLSWGGFKNALYETLKTSCMVMMLIAGAVVFGKFMAVTRIPFNIASWIEHLDLPPILILSLIVLVYFLGGCFMDSLALVMLTVPIFYPLVLQLGYDPIWFGIVIVMVTEMGVITPPVGINVYVVYGVAMGMKESITLESIFKGILPFLLAILVGIAIIAVFPRLVLFLPNLMY; encoded by the coding sequence ATGAGTCCCACGGTCATCGGTATTATCGGCATCGTCTTGATGGTATTGGTCTTCTTGACCCGGATGCCTGTCTCCTACGTCATGGCGACGGTCGGTTTCCTGGGGTTCAGCACCATGGTCTCGGTGCAGGGCGCCCTCAACCTGCTGGCCAAGGAGTTTTATTCTGTTTTTTCATCATATGGTTTGACGACCGTACCTCTTTTTATTCTCATGGGCCAATTGGCCTTCAACAGCGGTATCAGCCGACGACTCTACAATACGGCTTATACGTTTCTGGGGGGGACCCGGGGTGGTTTGGCCGTGGCCACGGTTTCGGCCTGTACGGCCTTCGGTGCCGTGTGCGGATCGAGTCCGGCGACCGCGGCCACCATGGCCACCGTCGGGCTACCGGAGATGAAGCGGTACCGATACGCCGATGAGCTGGCTGCAGGGGCGGTTGCCTCGGGCGGCGGCCTGGGCATGATCATGCCGCCCAGTGTCGTGCTCATCGTTTACGGCGTGCTGACCGAGCAATCCATCGGCAAGCTGTTTGTGGCCGGTATCGTGCCGGCTTTCCTCATTACCGCCTTGTTTTGTGCGGCCATCATGATCTGGTGCGCCATTGCCCCGGACCAGGGTCCCCGGGGGCAATCCTTTTCCTGGACAGCCCGGTTGAAATCAATGCGGGATTTGAGTGAAACCGTCGCCGTCTTTGCGCTCGTCATGGGGGGGCTTTTTTTCGGATGGTTCACCCCCACCGAGGCGGCCGCGGTGGGCGTCGTCGGAGTGGTGTTGGTGTCGGGCATCCGGCGCCAGTTGAGCTGGGGCGGATTCAAAAACGCCTTGTACGAAACCCTCAAGACCTCCTGTATGGTGATGATGCTCATCGCCGGGGCCGTGGTGTTCGGCAAATTCATGGCCGTGACGCGTATCCCGTTCAATATCGCATCCTGGATCGAACATCTCGACCTGCCGCCCATCCTCATCCTGTCGCTGATTGTCCTGGTCTACTTCCTGGGCGGCTGTTTCATGGATTCCCTGGCCCTGGTCATGCTGACCGTGCCGATTTTTTATCCGCTGGTCCTCCAGTTGGGCTACGATCCCATCTGGTTCGGCATCGTGATCGTGATGGTGACCGAGATGGGTGTCATCACGCCGCCGGTGGGTATCAACGTCTATGTGGTCTATGGCGTGGCCATGGGAATGAAGGAGTCGATCACTCTCGAATCCATCTTCAAGGGCATTCTGCCGTTTCTCCTGGCCATACTGGTCGGTATCGCCATCATCGCCGTTTTTCCCCGGTTGGTTCTATTTTTGCCGAATTTGATGTATTGA
- a CDS encoding fructose 1,6-bisphosphatase, with amino-acid sequence MQTTIVAMRADIGSIGGHLQPSTEVVNSVREALEAHRGQLIADFDLHFTGDDITAVCTYQGDPGQTAVQDMIWEAFAQGARVAVEQGLYGAGQDIFDKGISGASKGFGPSLAQITFQERSNEAFLVFSIDKSVPGAFNLPLYQAFADPMHASGLILSPRMRKGFRFEVMDVVYREYDRVITLEAPEDLYNLAALLRDDERFAIRSVHSRTTEEQSVAVSTTRLHYVAGIMLGRDDPVAIVRVQDAFPAAGEVLAPFALCAHVSGFQRGSHHGPLMPVRRNSGVSYFDGPPSVSCAAYCVRDGHLTEAIDPFDHPFWDQVRAHATSKTLDIRQQGFFGTAMQPFETLSYGGIMGILKELDERFVIEKPFSS; translated from the coding sequence ATGCAAACCACGATCGTCGCCATGCGGGCGGATATCGGCAGCATCGGCGGCCACCTGCAACCCAGTACGGAAGTTGTGAACTCGGTGCGTGAGGCGCTCGAAGCGCATCGAGGCCAGCTCATCGCGGATTTCGATCTTCACTTCACCGGCGATGACATCACCGCGGTGTGCACCTATCAGGGCGATCCGGGCCAGACGGCCGTGCAGGATATGATCTGGGAGGCGTTCGCCCAGGGCGCCCGGGTGGCAGTGGAGCAGGGACTCTATGGCGCCGGTCAGGATATTTTCGACAAGGGCATTTCGGGTGCCTCCAAGGGGTTCGGCCCCTCGCTGGCCCAGATCACTTTCCAAGAGCGCTCCAATGAAGCCTTTCTGGTCTTTTCCATCGACAAGAGCGTGCCGGGCGCCTTCAACCTGCCGCTTTACCAGGCCTTTGCCGATCCCATGCACGCTTCCGGGCTGATATTGTCGCCCCGCATGCGCAAAGGATTTCGTTTCGAAGTCATGGACGTGGTCTATCGGGAGTACGATCGGGTGATCACTCTCGAGGCGCCGGAGGATCTTTACAACCTGGCGGCTCTGCTGAGAGACGACGAACGCTTTGCCATTCGGTCCGTCCATTCGCGCACCACCGAAGAGCAGAGCGTGGCGGTCAGCACGACCCGGTTGCACTATGTCGCCGGTATCATGCTGGGCCGGGATGATCCGGTGGCCATCGTGCGGGTGCAGGACGCCTTTCCCGCCGCCGGCGAGGTGCTGGCGCCCTTTGCCCTCTGCGCCCATGTCAGCGGCTTTCAGCGCGGCAGTCACCACGGTCCGCTGATGCCCGTGAGACGCAACAGCGGCGTCTCCTATTTCGACGGCCCGCCGAGCGTTTCATGCGCGGCCTATTGCGTTCGGGACGGCCATTTGACCGAAGCCATTGATCCGTTCGACCACCCCTTCTGGGATCAGGTGCGTGCGCATGCCACTTCCAAGACCCTGGACATCCGGCAGCAGGGATTTTTCGGAACCGCCATGCAGCCGTTCGAAACCCTATCCTATGGTGGCATCATGGGTATTCTCAAGGAGCTCGACGAGCGTTTCGTGATCGAAAAACCTTTTTCTTCCTGA
- the murJ gene encoding murein biosynthesis integral membrane protein MurJ produces MYRKMGVAALIMMASILLSRILGILRESILSAMIGANIATDAYKVAFILPEILNHVLASGFFSVTFIPIFARYLAADDEAGGWEIFSILLTVLGAFLVVLIVLCMVAAPQLLTWLAPGRSDPVFMQMAVRMTRIILPAQFFFFAGGMLMAVQFAKERFFVPALSGLVYNLGIIGGGILMGSRLGVEGFAWGALAGAAGGGFLIQWIGARKAGLQFRINFNWRHPDVKRYIVLTLPLMLGLTMTFSTEIFSKFFGSYLDAGAITHVDFAWRVILAMVGFFGQAVGVAAFPFLARMAAQRQWDDMNRMFNNTLRYLALVLPVSVLVYVVRYEIIRVLYERGSFTSADAHATAWALTGMLIGAVAFAAQTVVNRGFYAMQNTLLPAVYGTMAVLLSLPLYWIGLKYWGVFGIGLAISGSVLLQVAVLYAVWNHRTHNTGSESVYAFYGKCLAICAPVAGGLVLSQKIMYRWVDASTLSGSVGLIVVQSLVFLLLMGGISWAFKIEEARVVWHKLTARLLRRDR; encoded by the coding sequence ATGTATCGGAAGATGGGCGTCGCCGCACTGATCATGATGGCCTCGATCCTCCTGAGCCGCATCCTGGGCATTCTGCGCGAATCGATCCTCTCCGCCATGATCGGTGCCAATATTGCCACGGATGCCTATAAAGTGGCCTTCATCCTGCCAGAGATTCTGAATCATGTGCTGGCCAGCGGTTTCTTTTCCGTCACATTCATTCCCATTTTTGCACGTTACCTGGCCGCGGACGACGAAGCCGGCGGTTGGGAGATTTTTTCCATTCTTCTTACGGTGCTCGGTGCGTTTTTAGTGGTGCTGATCGTACTCTGCATGGTGGCAGCGCCGCAGCTGCTGACCTGGCTGGCACCCGGCAGATCCGATCCGGTTTTTATGCAAATGGCGGTGCGCATGACACGCATCATCCTGCCGGCCCAGTTTTTTTTCTTTGCCGGCGGCATGCTCATGGCCGTGCAATTTGCCAAGGAGCGTTTTTTTGTGCCGGCCCTGTCGGGGCTCGTTTATAACTTGGGCATTATCGGCGGCGGTATCCTGATGGGGTCCCGGCTGGGTGTCGAAGGATTTGCCTGGGGGGCATTGGCCGGCGCCGCCGGGGGCGGTTTTTTGATCCAATGGATCGGCGCCCGAAAAGCGGGCTTGCAGTTCCGAATCAATTTCAATTGGCGTCATCCCGATGTGAAGCGCTACATTGTTTTGACCCTGCCCTTGATGTTGGGGCTCACCATGACTTTTTCGACGGAAATCTTTTCAAAATTCTTCGGCAGCTATCTCGATGCCGGCGCCATCACCCATGTCGATTTTGCCTGGCGGGTGATCCTGGCCATGGTGGGGTTTTTCGGCCAGGCGGTCGGCGTGGCCGCCTTTCCTTTTCTGGCTAGAATGGCGGCCCAGCGGCAATGGGATGACATGAACAGGATGTTTAACAATACCTTGCGTTATCTGGCGCTGGTGCTTCCTGTCTCCGTGCTGGTCTATGTCGTGCGTTACGAAATCATCCGCGTGTTGTACGAACGTGGGTCGTTCACCTCGGCGGATGCTCACGCCACCGCCTGGGCGCTCACGGGCATGCTGATCGGTGCCGTCGCTTTTGCGGCCCAGACGGTGGTGAACCGCGGATTTTACGCCATGCAAAACACGCTGCTGCCGGCCGTTTACGGCACCATGGCCGTTCTTTTAAGCCTGCCGCTATACTGGATCGGCTTGAAATATTGGGGGGTGTTCGGAATCGGACTGGCCATTTCCGGATCGGTCCTGCTTCAGGTGGCCGTGCTCTACGCTGTCTGGAACCACCGCACTCACAACACCGGGAGCGAGTCGGTATATGCGTTTTACGGCAAATGCCTGGCCATTTGTGCACCAGTGGCAGGTGGCCTGGTGTTGAGTCAGAAGATCATGTACCGGTGGGTGGACGCCTCCACCCTGTCCGGCAGCGTTGGCCTAATTGTCGTCCAAAGCCTGGTTTTTTTACTGCTGATGGGTGGGATCTCCTGGGCCTTCAAGATAGAAGAGGCCCGTGTCGTGTGGCACAAGCTGACCGCAAGGTTGCTCAGAAGGGATCGGTGA
- a CDS encoding FAD-dependent oxidoreductase, producing the protein MSKKPRILIVGGVAGGASCAARARRLSETAEIVMFDRGTHVSFANCGLPYYVGNVIQNEEDLLVATPQLFKERFNIEVRLRSNVAAIDRANRRIEVTDLERGTTYGEDYDYLVLSPGARPIRPNLPGIDLPGIFSLRTIPDSRQIVQWIEQFEATQAVVVGGGYIGMEMTENLHTRGLKVTVVERLNQVMPLLDQEMVAPIHDTLIKHGISLYLNDGVAQFEKGEGHRIKLTLQSGHQMETDLVILCIGVRPHTSLAEKAGLDIGPGGGIEVDGQMRTSDPHIWAVGDAVEVRDVVTGQTGVVPLAGPANRQGRIAADAIMGRSSTFRGVQGTSVVGILDHVVAFTGASEKTLQKLGMWDQMEKIYLHPGHHANYYPGAEPISLKFIFKKEDGRIIGAQAVGQKGVEKRIDVVAMAIQMGATVFDLEEAELCYAPQFGSAKDPVNMAGMIAANVLRGDARLAHWEEVEESSALMLDVRDVMEYKQDHVDEAVNIPIDELRRRMQEIPKDREIWTYCFVGQRSYFAARTLTQHGYNVKNISGGFKTFSMHETAKFLS; encoded by the coding sequence ATGTCCAAAAAACCACGCATCCTGATCGTGGGTGGGGTGGCCGGCGGTGCATCGTGCGCGGCCCGCGCCCGCCGGCTCTCGGAAACCGCCGAAATCGTCATGTTCGACCGCGGCACCCACGTCTCTTTCGCCAACTGCGGCCTGCCCTATTATGTAGGCAACGTCATCCAAAACGAAGAGGACCTGCTGGTGGCCACCCCTCAACTCTTCAAGGAGCGCTTCAATATCGAAGTGCGCCTGCGATCCAATGTGGCCGCCATCGACCGTGCCAACCGGCGCATAGAGGTCACGGACCTGGAACGCGGGACCACCTATGGTGAGGATTACGATTACCTGGTCCTGTCTCCCGGCGCCCGCCCTATTCGACCGAATTTACCGGGCATCGATCTTCCGGGGATCTTCTCGTTGCGCACCATCCCTGACAGCCGACAGATCGTCCAGTGGATCGAACAATTCGAAGCCACCCAGGCCGTTGTAGTCGGCGGCGGTTACATCGGCATGGAGATGACCGAAAACCTCCACACCCGGGGTCTCAAAGTCACCGTTGTGGAACGACTTAACCAGGTCATGCCCCTGCTCGATCAGGAGATGGTGGCTCCCATCCACGATACGCTCATCAAACACGGCATTTCGCTCTACCTCAATGATGGGGTCGCCCAATTTGAAAAGGGAGAAGGGCACCGCATCAAACTGACCCTCCAAAGCGGTCACCAGATGGAAACCGACCTGGTCATTTTATGTATCGGCGTTCGCCCTCACACCTCCCTGGCCGAAAAGGCCGGATTGGATATCGGCCCCGGGGGCGGCATCGAGGTCGACGGCCAAATGCGCACCAGCGATCCGCACATCTGGGCCGTGGGTGATGCCGTTGAGGTCAGGGACGTGGTCACCGGCCAGACCGGCGTGGTTCCCCTGGCCGGTCCGGCCAATCGCCAGGGACGGATTGCCGCCGATGCGATCATGGGACGCAGCAGCACATTCCGGGGGGTGCAGGGCACCTCGGTGGTCGGCATCCTCGACCATGTGGTGGCCTTCACCGGCGCCAGTGAAAAGACGCTCCAAAAGCTCGGCATGTGGGATCAGATGGAAAAAATTTACCTGCATCCCGGCCATCATGCCAACTACTATCCCGGCGCCGAGCCGATCAGTCTCAAATTCATCTTCAAAAAAGAGGATGGACGCATCATCGGTGCCCAGGCCGTTGGGCAGAAAGGCGTCGAAAAGCGCATCGATGTGGTCGCCATGGCGATCCAGATGGGGGCGACGGTGTTTGACCTGGAAGAGGCCGAATTGTGTTACGCGCCCCAGTTCGGTTCGGCCAAAGACCCGGTGAACATGGCCGGGATGATCGCCGCCAATGTGCTCAGGGGAGATGCCCGCCTGGCCCACTGGGAGGAGGTGGAAGAGAGCAGTGCCCTGATGCTGGACGTGCGCGATGTCATGGAGTACAAACAGGACCACGTCGACGAAGCCGTCAACATACCCATCGACGAGCTGCGCCGACGCATGCAGGAAATCCCCAAGGATCGCGAGATCTGGACTTACTGTTTCGTCGGTCAGCGCTCCTATTTTGCGGCCCGGACCTTAACCCAGCATGGTTACAACGTGAAAAACATCAGTGGGGGATTTAAAACCTTTTCCATGCATGAGACGGCGAAGTTTTTATCTTGA
- a CDS encoding tautomerase family protein, which translates to MPYVNIKITKEGATSEKKAQLIQGVTDLLVSVLGKNPQTTVVVIEEIDTDNWGIGGRTVSELRKKG; encoded by the coding sequence ATGCCCTATGTCAATATCAAAATCACGAAGGAGGGGGCTACGTCGGAAAAGAAGGCCCAACTGATCCAGGGGGTCACCGATCTGCTGGTGTCGGTACTGGGCAAGAATCCTCAAACCACGGTGGTGGTTATCGAAGAGATCGATACAGACAACTGGGGAATCGGCGGCAGGACGGTCTCGGAACTGAGAAAAAAGGGATGA
- a CDS encoding 6-phosphofructokinase codes for MSNTNIRTIGILTGGGDVPGLNPCIKQLVVRASQLGIRVLGIRRGWAGLLEYSPDTPEAGTEFVRPLDPSNVRTIDRSGGTILHTSRTNPSAVTYKDAPAFLQDSFADPSKKVDFTAHVLKNLTHLGIDLLVPIGGDDTLSFAARLHQEGFPVIAIPKTMDNDVIGTDYCIGFSTAVTRSVNFIHALRTSSGSHERIAVVELFGRYCGETSLVSGYLAGADRVLISEVPFDIDRLARFLVDDRRANPSRYAMLTISEGASMVGGDMVLRGEADAFGHRKLGGIGAVTAEAIKKLTGLGIIFQPLFYLMRSGSPDSLDLMVAMNYANLTIELIGQGQSGRMVALVQGRYTALRLDDLKGGAKRVDVESLYDAEAYRPIIRKAEGMPMFLY; via the coding sequence ATGAGCAATACAAACATTCGGACCATTGGCATCTTGACGGGTGGTGGTGATGTGCCCGGTCTCAACCCATGCATCAAACAGCTCGTGGTGCGGGCGTCCCAACTGGGGATCCGGGTGCTGGGCATTCGCAGGGGATGGGCCGGTCTCTTGGAATATTCGCCCGACACACCCGAGGCTGGAACGGAATTTGTTCGGCCGCTGGACCCATCCAACGTCAGGACCATCGATCGGTCGGGCGGCACTATTCTGCACACTTCACGGACCAACCCGAGTGCCGTGACATACAAAGATGCGCCTGCATTCCTTCAGGACTCCTTCGCCGATCCCTCCAAAAAAGTGGATTTCACCGCTCATGTGCTGAAAAACCTCACCCACCTGGGCATCGATCTGCTGGTGCCCATCGGCGGTGACGACACGCTCTCGTTCGCCGCCCGTCTCCATCAGGAGGGGTTTCCGGTGATCGCCATTCCCAAGACCATGGATAACGATGTGATCGGCACCGACTATTGCATCGGGTTTTCCACGGCCGTGACGCGCAGCGTGAATTTCATTCATGCCCTGCGGACCTCTTCGGGGTCCCATGAACGCATCGCCGTCGTCGAACTTTTCGGCCGCTATTGCGGTGAAACCTCCCTGGTTTCCGGCTACCTGGCCGGCGCGGACCGGGTCCTCATCTCGGAAGTGCCGTTCGATATCGATCGCCTGGCCCGTTTTCTGGTCGATGACCGGCGGGCCAATCCCAGCCGCTACGCCATGCTGACCATCAGCGAAGGGGCCAGTATGGTTGGGGGGGACATGGTGTTGCGCGGCGAAGCCGATGCCTTCGGCCATCGAAAGCTGGGCGGGATCGGGGCGGTGACGGCCGAAGCAATCAAAAAGCTAACGGGACTTGGCATCATTTTCCAGCCGCTGTTTTACCTCATGCGCAGCGGCTCGCCCGATTCGTTGGACCTGATGGTGGCCATGAACTACGCCAACCTGACCATCGAGTTGATCGGCCAGGGACAAAGCGGCCGAATGGTGGCCCTGGTTCAGGGCCGCTATACGGCGCTTCGTCTGGATGACCTTAAGGGCGGTGCCAAACGGGTGGATGTGGAAAGCCTATACGATGCCGAAGCCTATCGTCCGATCATTCGCAAGGCCGAGGGCATGCCCATGTTCCTCTATTGA
- a CDS encoding HU family DNA-binding protein, translating into MNKADLIAKVAEIVGTQKQAKETVDCVLDAISDALAKKDSVQISGFGTFKVSERKARTGRNPQSGAEIKISARNVPKFVPGKALKDAVN; encoded by the coding sequence ATGAACAAAGCGGATTTAATTGCTAAAGTAGCTGAAATCGTTGGTACTCAGAAACAAGCCAAGGAAACGGTGGACTGTGTTCTTGATGCCATCTCTGACGCCTTGGCTAAAAAGGACTCGGTCCAGATTTCAGGATTCGGCACCTTTAAAGTGAGCGAGCGCAAAGCCCGCACCGGCCGTAACCCTCAAAGTGGCGCGGAGATCAAGATCTCGGCGCGGAATGTGCCTAAATTCGTGCCTGGTAAGGCGCTCAAGGATGCAGTGAACTAG
- a CDS encoding enoyl-CoA hydratase/isomerase family protein: MEYSNIIVTTQNYVTTITLNRPPTNSVNLGIREELDHAVKALEESKETRAIIITGAGEKGFCAGMDVSDIANIAKGPNGNDIFNRIERMPKPVIAAINGYALGGGCELALVCHFRLISDASRAIMGLPEVNLGITPGWGGIQRLPRTVGKSKALEMILFSKRLAPQEALEIGLVDRVVPAADLMKEAMTLAVTLTKRPPLAVRAVLEGMSTGLEKGLEAGLAVDREWATKLGRSHDAVEGMTAFLEKREPVFKGE; encoded by the coding sequence ATGGAGTACAGCAACATCATCGTGACGACCCAGAACTACGTGACCACCATCACCTTGAATCGGCCGCCGACAAACTCGGTGAATTTAGGCATCCGTGAGGAGTTGGATCACGCCGTCAAAGCGCTCGAAGAGAGCAAGGAAACCCGGGCGATCATCATCACCGGCGCGGGTGAAAAAGGATTCTGTGCCGGCATGGACGTCTCCGATATCGCCAACATCGCCAAGGGCCCCAATGGCAACGATATCTTCAACCGGATCGAGCGCATGCCGAAACCGGTGATCGCCGCCATCAACGGCTATGCCCTCGGTGGAGGCTGTGAACTGGCATTGGTGTGCCATTTCAGACTGATTTCCGATGCATCCCGGGCCATCATGGGGCTGCCGGAGGTGAACCTGGGCATTACCCCCGGGTGGGGCGGCATCCAGCGGCTGCCGAGGACCGTCGGTAAATCCAAGGCCCTGGAGATGATCCTGTTCAGCAAGCGGCTGGCGCCTCAGGAAGCGCTGGAGATCGGCCTGGTCGATCGCGTCGTACCGGCGGCGGACCTGATGAAGGAAGCCATGACCCTGGCCGTGACGTTGACCAAACGGCCGCCTCTGGCGGTCCGGGCGGTTCTGGAAGGCATGTCCACCGGGCTCGAAAAAGGCCTGGAAGCCGGACTGGCGGTGGACCGCGAATGGGCCACCAAGCTAGGCCGGAGCCACGATGCCGTGGAGGGCATGACGGCATTTCTGGAAAAACGGGAGCCGGTGTTCAAAGGGGAATAA